One stretch of Bordetella avium DNA includes these proteins:
- a CDS encoding (2Fe-2S)-binding protein: MSIEKRPLALIINGKKVGPVNVPVGMPMIDFLHEYLNLTGTHFGCGQGICHACTVMEVRPDGSSADVRTCIYDAHFFNGKSIVTIEGHAKVDAEGKVEKLTPVQQAFIDNFSFQCGYCTAGFVSASTVFIDRLKREPVKRADLEIAIEGALNDHICRCTGYVRYYEAVKEVALATPGCVKE, encoded by the coding sequence ATGAGCATCGAAAAACGGCCGCTGGCCCTGATCATCAATGGTAAGAAAGTGGGCCCGGTGAATGTGCCGGTCGGTATGCCCATGATCGACTTCCTGCATGAGTACCTCAATCTCACCGGCACCCACTTCGGCTGCGGGCAGGGCATTTGCCATGCCTGCACGGTGATGGAAGTGCGGCCTGACGGCAGCTCCGCCGATGTCCGCACCTGTATTTACGACGCGCATTTTTTCAATGGCAAGTCGATTGTCACCATTGAAGGCCATGCCAAGGTCGACGCCGAAGGCAAGGTCGAGAAACTGACGCCGGTGCAGCAGGCCTTCATCGACAATTTTTCCTTCCAGTGCGGCTATTGCACTGCGGGTTTCGTGTCGGCAAGCACGGTGTTTATTGACCGCCTCAAGCGCGAGCCGGTCAAGCGCGCTGACCTCGAAATCGCGATCGAGGGCGCGCTCAATGACCATATCTGCCGTTGTACGGGCTATGTCCGTTACTACGAAGCCGTCAAGGAAGTTGCCTTGGCCACACCTGGCTGCGTGAAAGAATGA